The following coding sequences are from one Zalophus californianus isolate mZalCal1 chromosome 15, mZalCal1.pri.v2, whole genome shotgun sequence window:
- the UNC5B gene encoding netrin receptor UNC5B isoform X1, with amino-acid sequence MWARSGARGALLLALLLCWDPRLSQAGTDSGSEVLPDSFPSAPGEPLPHFLQEPQDAYIVKNKAVELRCRAFPATQIYFKCNGEWVSQNDHVTQEGLDEATGLRVREVQIEVSRQQVEELFGLEDYWCQCVAWSSAGTTKSRRAYVRIAYLRKNFDQEPLGKEVPLDQEVLLQCRPPEGVPVAEVEWLKNEDVLDPTQDTNFLLTIDHNLIIRQARLSDTANYTCVAKNIVAKRRSTTATITVYVNGGWSSWAEWSPCSNRCGRGWQKRTRTCTNPAPLNGGAFCEGQAFQKTACTTVCPVDGAWTEWSKWSACSTECAHWRSRECMAPPPQNGGRDCSGTLLDSKNCTDGLCVQNKKTLSDPKSHLLEASGDVALYAGLVVSAFVVVGVLMVVGVVVYRRNCRDFDTDITDSSAALTGGFHPVNFKTARPNNPQLLHPSAPPDLTASAGIYRGPVYALQDSADKIPMTNSPLLDPLPSLKIKVYNSSTTGSGPGLPDGADLLGVLPPGTYSGDLTRDAHFLHLRSASLGPQQLLGLPRDPGSSVSGTFGCLGGRLSIPGTGVSLLVPNGAIPQGKFYEMYLLINKAENTLPLSEGTQTVLSPSVTCGPTGLLLCRPVILTVPHCAEVSAGDWIFQLKTQAHQGHWEEVVTLDEETLNTPCYCQLEARSCHILLDQLGTYVFTGESYSRSAVKRLQLAIFVPALCTSLEYSLRVYCLEDTPAALKEVLELERTLGGYLVEEPKPLLFKDSYHNLRLSLHDIPHAHWRSKLLAKYQEIPFCHIWSGSQKALHCTFTLERHSLASTELTCKICVRQVEGEGQIFQLHATLAETPASSLDAFCSAPGSTVTTQLGPYAFKIPLSIRQKICNSLDAPNSRGNDWRLLAQKLSMDRYLNYFATKASPTGVILDLWEALQQDDGDLNSLASALEEMGKSEMLVAMATDGDC; translated from the exons GCACGGATTCTGGCAGCGAGGTGCTCCCCGACTCCTTCCCGTCGGCGCCGGGTGAGCCCCTGCCCCACTTCCTGCAGGAGCCCCAGGACGCCTACATCGTGAAGAACAAGGCTGTGGAGCTGCGCTGCCGCGCCTTCCCCGCCACGCAGATCTACTTCAAGTGCAACGGCGAGTGGGTCAGCCAGAATGACCACGTCACGCAGGAGGGCCTGGATGAGGCCACGG GCCTGCGGGTACGGGAGGTCCAGATCGAGGTGTCCCGGCAGCAGGTGGAGGAGCTGTTCGGGCTGGAGGATTACTGGTGCCAGTGCGTGGCCTGGAGCTCCGCCGGCACCACCAAGAGTCGCCGGGCCTATGTCCGCATCGCAT aCCTGCGTAAGAACTTCGATCAGGAGCCTCTGGGCAAGGAAGTGCCCCTGGACCAGGAGGTTCTCCTGCAGTGCCGCCCACCAGAGGGGGTGCCTGTGGCTGAG GTGGAGTGGCTAAAGAATGAGGACGTCCTCGACCCCACCCAGGACACCAACTTCCTGCTCACCATCGACCACAACCTCATCATCCGCCAGGCCCGCCTGTCGGACACGGCCAACTACACCTGTGTGGCCAAGAACATTGTAGCCAAGCGCCGCAGCACCACCGCGACCATCACCGTCTACG TGAACGGTGGCTGGTCCAGCTGGGCAGAGTGGTCGCCCTGCTCCAACCGCTGTGGCCGTGGCTGGCAGAAGCGCACGCGGACCTGCACCAACCCGGCCCCGCTCAATGGAGGCGCCTTCTGTGAGGGCCAGGCCTTCCAAAAGACCGCCTGCACCACCGTGTGCCCAG TCGACGGAGCGTGGACGGAGTGGAGCAAGTGGTCGGCCTGCAGCACCGAGTGTGCCCACTGGCGCAGCCGCGAGTGCATGGCGCCCCCGCCCCAGAACGGAGGCCGAGACTGCAGCGGGACCCTGCTCGACTCCAAGAACTGCACGGACGGGCTGTGCGTGCAGA ATAAGAAAACTCTAAGTGACCCTAAAAGCCACC TGCTGGAGGCCTCGGGGGACGTGGCGCTGTACGCAGGCCTCGTGGTGTCCGCCTTCGTGGTCGTGGGCGTCCtcatggtggtgggggtggtggtgtaCCGCCGTAACTGCCGGGACTTCGACACCGACATCACTGACTCGTCCGCCGCACTCACTGGCGGCTTCCACCCCGTCAACTTCAAGACTGCGAGGCCCA ACAATCCCCAGCTCCTGCACCCGTCGGCACCCCCGGACCTCACGGCCAGTGCTGGCATCTACCGCGGGCCCGTGTATGCCCTGCAGGACTCAGCCGACAAGATCCCCATGACCAACTCACCCCTGCTGGACCCCCTGCCCAGTCTCAAGATCAAGGTCTACAATTCCAGCACCACCGGCTCTGGGCCGGGCCTGCCCGATGGGGCCGACCTGCTGGGGGTCCTGCCGCCCGGCACATACTCTGGCGATCTCACCCGGGATGCCCACTTCCTGCACCTGCGCAGTGCTAGCCTCGGCCCCCAGCAGCTCCTGGGCCTGCCCCGTGACCCGGGGAGCAGCGTCAGCGGCACTTTCGGCTGCCTGGGTGGGAGGCTCAGCATCCCGGGCACAG GGGTCAGCCTGCTGGTGCCCAATGGAGCCATCCCGCAGGGCAAGTTCTATGAGATGTACCTCCTTATCAACAAGGCAGAGAACACCCT CCCGCTTTCAGAAGGAACCCAGACAGTATTGAGCCCCTCGGTGACCTGTGGGCCCACGGGCCTCCTGCTGTGCCGCCCCGTCATCCTCACGGTACCCCACTGTGCTGAAGTCAGCGCCGGTGACTGGATCTTCCAGCTCAAAACCCAGGCCCACCAGGGCCACTGGGAG GAGGTGGTGACTCTGGACGAGGAGACCCTGAACACCCCCTGCTACTGCCAGCTGGAGGCCAGGTCCTGCCACATCCTGTTGGACCAGCTGGGCACCTACGTGTTCACGGGTGAGTCCTACTCCCGCTCGGCTGTCAAGCGGCTCCAGCTGGCCATCTTCGTCCCCGCCCTCTGCACCTCCCTGGAGTACAGCCTCAGGGTCTACTGCCTGGAGGACACACCCGCGGCCCTGAAG GAGGTGCTGGAGCTGGAGCGGACGCTGGGTGGCTATCTAGTGGAGGAGCCCAAACCCCTGCTGTTTAAAGACAGTTACCACAACCTGCGCCTCTCTCTGCACGACATCCCCCATGCCCACTGGAGAAGCAAGCTGCTGGCCAAGTACcag GAGATCCCCTTCTGTCACATCTGGAGTGGCAGCCAGAAGGCTCTGCACTGCACCTTCACCCTGGAGAGGCACAGCCTGGCCTCCACAGAGCTCACCTGCAAGATCTGTGTGCGGCAGGTGGAAGGGGAAGGCCAGATCTTCCAGCTGCACGCCACGCTGGCAGAG ACGCCTGCCAGCTCCCTGGACGCCTTCTGCTCTGCCCCTGGCAGCACGGTCACCACCCAGCTGGGGCCCTATGCCTTCAAGATTCCACTGTCCATCCGCCAAAAGATATGCAACAGCCTGGACGCCCCCAACTCGCGGGGCAATGACTGGCGGCTCTTGGCGCAGAAGCTCTCCATGGACCG gTACCTGAACTACTTTGCCACCAAAGCAAGCCCCACGGGTGTGATCCTGGACCTCTGGGAAGCTCTGCAGCAGGACGACGGGGACCTCAACAGCCTGGCGAGTGCCTTGGAGGAGATGGGCAAGAGTGAGATGCTGGTGGCCATGGCCACTGACGGGGACTGCTGA
- the UNC5B gene encoding netrin receptor UNC5B isoform X2: MWARSGARGALLLALLLCWDPRLSQAGTDSGSEVLPDSFPSAPGEPLPHFLQEPQDAYIVKNKAVELRCRAFPATQIYFKCNGEWVSQNDHVTQEGLDEATGLRVREVQIEVSRQQVEELFGLEDYWCQCVAWSSAGTTKSRRAYVRIAYLRKNFDQEPLGKEVPLDQEVLLQCRPPEGVPVAEVEWLKNEDVLDPTQDTNFLLTIDHNLIIRQARLSDTANYTCVAKNIVAKRRSTTATITVYVNGGWSSWAEWSPCSNRCGRGWQKRTRTCTNPAPLNGGAFCEGQAFQKTACTTVCPVDGAWTEWSKWSACSTECAHWRSRECMAPPPQNGGRDCSGTLLDSKNCTDGLCVQMLEASGDVALYAGLVVSAFVVVGVLMVVGVVVYRRNCRDFDTDITDSSAALTGGFHPVNFKTARPNNPQLLHPSAPPDLTASAGIYRGPVYALQDSADKIPMTNSPLLDPLPSLKIKVYNSSTTGSGPGLPDGADLLGVLPPGTYSGDLTRDAHFLHLRSASLGPQQLLGLPRDPGSSVSGTFGCLGGRLSIPGTGVSLLVPNGAIPQGKFYEMYLLINKAENTLPLSEGTQTVLSPSVTCGPTGLLLCRPVILTVPHCAEVSAGDWIFQLKTQAHQGHWEEVVTLDEETLNTPCYCQLEARSCHILLDQLGTYVFTGESYSRSAVKRLQLAIFVPALCTSLEYSLRVYCLEDTPAALKEVLELERTLGGYLVEEPKPLLFKDSYHNLRLSLHDIPHAHWRSKLLAKYQEIPFCHIWSGSQKALHCTFTLERHSLASTELTCKICVRQVEGEGQIFQLHATLAETPASSLDAFCSAPGSTVTTQLGPYAFKIPLSIRQKICNSLDAPNSRGNDWRLLAQKLSMDRYLNYFATKASPTGVILDLWEALQQDDGDLNSLASALEEMGKSEMLVAMATDGDC, encoded by the exons GCACGGATTCTGGCAGCGAGGTGCTCCCCGACTCCTTCCCGTCGGCGCCGGGTGAGCCCCTGCCCCACTTCCTGCAGGAGCCCCAGGACGCCTACATCGTGAAGAACAAGGCTGTGGAGCTGCGCTGCCGCGCCTTCCCCGCCACGCAGATCTACTTCAAGTGCAACGGCGAGTGGGTCAGCCAGAATGACCACGTCACGCAGGAGGGCCTGGATGAGGCCACGG GCCTGCGGGTACGGGAGGTCCAGATCGAGGTGTCCCGGCAGCAGGTGGAGGAGCTGTTCGGGCTGGAGGATTACTGGTGCCAGTGCGTGGCCTGGAGCTCCGCCGGCACCACCAAGAGTCGCCGGGCCTATGTCCGCATCGCAT aCCTGCGTAAGAACTTCGATCAGGAGCCTCTGGGCAAGGAAGTGCCCCTGGACCAGGAGGTTCTCCTGCAGTGCCGCCCACCAGAGGGGGTGCCTGTGGCTGAG GTGGAGTGGCTAAAGAATGAGGACGTCCTCGACCCCACCCAGGACACCAACTTCCTGCTCACCATCGACCACAACCTCATCATCCGCCAGGCCCGCCTGTCGGACACGGCCAACTACACCTGTGTGGCCAAGAACATTGTAGCCAAGCGCCGCAGCACCACCGCGACCATCACCGTCTACG TGAACGGTGGCTGGTCCAGCTGGGCAGAGTGGTCGCCCTGCTCCAACCGCTGTGGCCGTGGCTGGCAGAAGCGCACGCGGACCTGCACCAACCCGGCCCCGCTCAATGGAGGCGCCTTCTGTGAGGGCCAGGCCTTCCAAAAGACCGCCTGCACCACCGTGTGCCCAG TCGACGGAGCGTGGACGGAGTGGAGCAAGTGGTCGGCCTGCAGCACCGAGTGTGCCCACTGGCGCAGCCGCGAGTGCATGGCGCCCCCGCCCCAGAACGGAGGCCGAGACTGCAGCGGGACCCTGCTCGACTCCAAGAACTGCACGGACGGGCTGTGCGTGCAGA TGCTGGAGGCCTCGGGGGACGTGGCGCTGTACGCAGGCCTCGTGGTGTCCGCCTTCGTGGTCGTGGGCGTCCtcatggtggtgggggtggtggtgtaCCGCCGTAACTGCCGGGACTTCGACACCGACATCACTGACTCGTCCGCCGCACTCACTGGCGGCTTCCACCCCGTCAACTTCAAGACTGCGAGGCCCA ACAATCCCCAGCTCCTGCACCCGTCGGCACCCCCGGACCTCACGGCCAGTGCTGGCATCTACCGCGGGCCCGTGTATGCCCTGCAGGACTCAGCCGACAAGATCCCCATGACCAACTCACCCCTGCTGGACCCCCTGCCCAGTCTCAAGATCAAGGTCTACAATTCCAGCACCACCGGCTCTGGGCCGGGCCTGCCCGATGGGGCCGACCTGCTGGGGGTCCTGCCGCCCGGCACATACTCTGGCGATCTCACCCGGGATGCCCACTTCCTGCACCTGCGCAGTGCTAGCCTCGGCCCCCAGCAGCTCCTGGGCCTGCCCCGTGACCCGGGGAGCAGCGTCAGCGGCACTTTCGGCTGCCTGGGTGGGAGGCTCAGCATCCCGGGCACAG GGGTCAGCCTGCTGGTGCCCAATGGAGCCATCCCGCAGGGCAAGTTCTATGAGATGTACCTCCTTATCAACAAGGCAGAGAACACCCT CCCGCTTTCAGAAGGAACCCAGACAGTATTGAGCCCCTCGGTGACCTGTGGGCCCACGGGCCTCCTGCTGTGCCGCCCCGTCATCCTCACGGTACCCCACTGTGCTGAAGTCAGCGCCGGTGACTGGATCTTCCAGCTCAAAACCCAGGCCCACCAGGGCCACTGGGAG GAGGTGGTGACTCTGGACGAGGAGACCCTGAACACCCCCTGCTACTGCCAGCTGGAGGCCAGGTCCTGCCACATCCTGTTGGACCAGCTGGGCACCTACGTGTTCACGGGTGAGTCCTACTCCCGCTCGGCTGTCAAGCGGCTCCAGCTGGCCATCTTCGTCCCCGCCCTCTGCACCTCCCTGGAGTACAGCCTCAGGGTCTACTGCCTGGAGGACACACCCGCGGCCCTGAAG GAGGTGCTGGAGCTGGAGCGGACGCTGGGTGGCTATCTAGTGGAGGAGCCCAAACCCCTGCTGTTTAAAGACAGTTACCACAACCTGCGCCTCTCTCTGCACGACATCCCCCATGCCCACTGGAGAAGCAAGCTGCTGGCCAAGTACcag GAGATCCCCTTCTGTCACATCTGGAGTGGCAGCCAGAAGGCTCTGCACTGCACCTTCACCCTGGAGAGGCACAGCCTGGCCTCCACAGAGCTCACCTGCAAGATCTGTGTGCGGCAGGTGGAAGGGGAAGGCCAGATCTTCCAGCTGCACGCCACGCTGGCAGAG ACGCCTGCCAGCTCCCTGGACGCCTTCTGCTCTGCCCCTGGCAGCACGGTCACCACCCAGCTGGGGCCCTATGCCTTCAAGATTCCACTGTCCATCCGCCAAAAGATATGCAACAGCCTGGACGCCCCCAACTCGCGGGGCAATGACTGGCGGCTCTTGGCGCAGAAGCTCTCCATGGACCG gTACCTGAACTACTTTGCCACCAAAGCAAGCCCCACGGGTGTGATCCTGGACCTCTGGGAAGCTCTGCAGCAGGACGACGGGGACCTCAACAGCCTGGCGAGTGCCTTGGAGGAGATGGGCAAGAGTGAGATGCTGGTGGCCATGGCCACTGACGGGGACTGCTGA